The following DNA comes from Rosa rugosa chromosome 5, drRosRugo1.1, whole genome shotgun sequence.
TTCGTACTTTGTAACAATAACCGCACCCGATACAATCACACTACTTCCTCTTCTCCTTTCTCGGTTCTAGCCACCAATGAAGAGACGCAAACTCCACCGCTGTCACTCACCATCACCAACCAACACTAACGGACCCCTAAAACCAGAAGTTAACGAAGAGCCGAATGCCGAGGAACCCCAGCAACAAAATGACCAGCATGCCGAGGAACCCTACATTCTGCAATTGCCAGACTACATCATATTCGAGATCTTGTCCAGAATCCCAATCACAACCATGAACCGATGCCGGTTCGTGTGCAAGTCTTGGCTCCGCTTGTTCTCAGACCCCAGTTTCACCAAAACCCTATGTTGCAGAACACCCACCAGCCTTGTTGCTGTGTCGTCTACCCCATCTAGGGACTACTACTTGGTCGGCCTGGACGAGGCCTCCAGACCAAACGGAGATGTGTTGGAGCTGTGTAGTTATAGCAGGGAGTGCCTTGACATAATCGGTTCTTGCAATGGTTTCCTCTTCCTATATGATTCCGCGCTTATCGATGATCATCGTCTTTACTTATCCAATCCCATCACCAGAGAGCGTTTGGCCTTGCCCAAGTATGATGGTCTTAATATAGACACTGCCTTGGGGTTTGGGTTTAGTCCAGCCAGCAATGTCTACAAAGTATTTGTGTTTAAAAGTGAAGAACAAAATGGAGACTTCCGAGATGAATATAATGAAGAGGAGGTGGTGGTTTTGACGGTTGGCTCTTCGGTTTGGAGAAACATTGGGAAGTATTCAGTCTATTTTGGGAATACAGAATATGGGTTTCCTTTTAATGGCTTTCTTCATTGGGTTGGGAGACCCAATAATTTGGTATGGGGATTTGATGTAGAAAGGGAGCTTTTCCAACAGTTTCCACCACTCCCATTGACATCTGAGGATACTATTCTTCTTGACAGTAGTGATTCGAGACTAGCAGCGTTGAGAGCTTCGCTCTGCCTTATAGTTACTAGGGGCCAAAATGTCAGTGTTTGGGTGATGAAGGATCATGGTGTTAAGGGGTCTTGGAATAAGGAGTTTGAAATTCTGAATGAGTCTTT
Coding sequences within:
- the LOC133711435 gene encoding F-box protein At3g07870-like → MKRRKLHRCHSPSPTNTNGPLKPEVNEEPNAEEPQQQNDQHAEEPYILQLPDYIIFEILSRIPITTMNRCRFVCKSWLRLFSDPSFTKTLCCRTPTSLVAVSSTPSRDYYLVGLDEASRPNGDVLELCSYSRECLDIIGSCNGFLFLYDSALIDDHRLYLSNPITRERLALPKYDGLNIDTALGFGFSPASNVYKVFVFKSEEQNGDFRDEYNEEEVVVLTVGSSVWRNIGKYSVYFGNTEYGFPFNGFLHWVGRPNNLVWGFDVERELFQQFPPLPLTSEDTILLDSSDSRLAALRASLCLIVTRGQNVSVWVMKDHGVKGSWNKEFEILNESFDRYIPQLLKFTEGQVLLLRDTQLETHSPGKKGFSMVEVDGIPKKLYSGYVHIPSFISLADIRG